One Legionella hackeliae DNA segment encodes these proteins:
- a CDS encoding DotI/IcmL family type IV secretion protein — translation MKKRALCSTLLGLFCAQLVAQGENTSERLTESTSSLQSNVTVQPHPSIDKEHQDDSSCQFKISPETNEIDETFVLAWTTHAAMQSFHFTPDAIEHQLQQLQSCYTPKGWEELSKALYKSGNIDLIKTRAFTVNSEIDGPAQLIEAQGDLWKVTLPLRVIYQNDQERITHFLNVYFTIGRKLRGELGIMQMIAIPRATPSFQKAGSMKEIVQGIYSILAEKNTETHHNMQQKVILPFLASLLPNPTRVASSASEERERSNLMQYQPTNSVTSLQNLGREENLHKVYAENPMHSPNKPVPIVVQIDPKFFSSWANQAIAHTPSVKTNLIPIAMQAIRAWYAEKNSLAIQHMTPADAKQTQKLILSGLFGDSSGQSERDDKQWNITLPLDIAYQNDKGKITHLLNINFTFGWKINSHLDMAMLSKPTLFNSNRQEPPLTSSQQTQELLPTEIASLPGEFTNTPNTIDCNYKIPAEITNIEERLILNWAEKATIQSFDFNAEMIDNQLEKLQSCYTEKGWLEFKTALDKSGNIEAIKALHLNMTGRMNGQAQLIESRVNQWKLKLPLEVVWQNDKTRTTQLLNVDLTIGRKANGDLGIMQIIATLGGTASLKSGDYMTLSLHELGFRIS, via the coding sequence ATGAAAAAAAGGGCGCTGTGTAGTACGTTGCTTGGTTTATTCTGTGCACAACTTGTAGCTCAGGGAGAAAATACTTCTGAGAGATTAACTGAAAGCACCTCCTCTCTCCAAAGTAATGTTACAGTGCAACCTCATCCATCAATAGACAAAGAACATCAAGACGACTCCAGCTGCCAATTTAAAATATCCCCGGAAACAAACGAGATTGATGAAACGTTTGTTTTAGCCTGGACAACTCATGCTGCAATGCAATCTTTCCACTTCACACCTGATGCGATTGAACATCAATTGCAGCAGTTGCAATCGTGCTATACGCCCAAGGGATGGGAAGAGCTCAGCAAAGCTCTTTATAAATCAGGCAATATCGATCTCATTAAAACACGGGCATTCACTGTGAATAGTGAAATTGATGGTCCTGCTCAACTTATTGAAGCTCAAGGGGATTTATGGAAAGTTACTTTACCCTTAAGAGTAATCTATCAAAATGATCAAGAAAGAATTACCCATTTCCTAAATGTTTACTTCACAATCGGCCGAAAGCTAAGAGGAGAGCTTGGTATTATGCAGATGATTGCTATACCACGTGCCACTCCCTCCTTTCAAAAAGCAGGCTCTATGAAAGAAATAGTACAGGGTATTTATTCTATTTTGGCAGAAAAAAACACAGAAACTCACCACAATATGCAACAGAAGGTTATCTTGCCGTTTTTAGCCTCATTACTCCCAAATCCGACAAGAGTCGCCTCGAGCGCCTCTGAAGAAAGGGAGCGATCAAATTTAATGCAATATCAACCCACGAATTCCGTAACGTCACTACAAAATCTTGGTCGAGAAGAAAACTTACATAAAGTATATGCCGAAAATCCCATGCATTCCCCCAATAAGCCTGTCCCAATAGTTGTTCAAATTGATCCCAAATTTTTTTCATCCTGGGCAAATCAAGCTATCGCCCATACCCCGTCAGTAAAAACAAACTTAATTCCAATTGCTATGCAGGCGATTCGTGCGTGGTACGCTGAAAAAAACAGTTTAGCCATCCAACATATGACGCCAGCGGACGCCAAACAAACTCAAAAATTAATTTTAAGCGGGTTATTCGGTGATTCATCGGGTCAAAGTGAGCGTGATGACAAACAATGGAATATCACTTTGCCGTTAGATATTGCTTATCAAAATGACAAGGGAAAAATTACACATTTACTCAATATTAATTTTACCTTTGGATGGAAAATAAATAGTCATCTCGACATGGCCATGCTCTCTAAACCAACATTATTCAATTCAAACCGCCAAGAGCCCCCCCTCACCTCTTCACAACAAACGCAAGAGCTACTCCCTACTGAAATCGCATCATTACCTGGTGAATTTACAAATACTCCTAATACCATCGATTGTAACTATAAGATACCTGCTGAAATTACAAACATCGAGGAGCGGCTCATTTTAAATTGGGCAGAAAAAGCGACTATTCAATCGTTCGATTTTAACGCCGAAATGATAGACAACCAATTAGAGAAGCTACAATCATGTTATACGGAAAAGGGCTGGCTCGAATTTAAGACAGCCCTGGATAAATCTGGCAATATTGAAGCAATTAAAGCACTGCATTTAAACATGACTGGCCGAATGAACGGACAAGCGCAATTAATTGAATCCCGAGTCAATCAATGGAAACTTAAATTACCTTTGGAAGTAGTCTGGCAAAACGATAAAACAAGAACGACTCAATTATTAAACGTTGACTTAACAATTGGTAGAAAAGCAAATGGGGATCTTGGCATTATGCAGATCATTGCAACTCTTGGCGGGACAGCCTCTTTAAAATCAGGTGACTACATGACCTTAAGTCTGCATGAACTTGGATTTAGAATTAGTTAA
- a CDS encoding FUSC family protein, with the protein MFKAINYRKTRALQICIVFATALLIQRLLGYTHAGWIGFAVMMIYAGFEKGPSLQRTTYRFWGALCGLFLSYILWFLGQVNFRFILIIIPLIVYMAYFTLGKSYAFPTVFTVTLTALGTDYYAGNSYAVPNFFFDYLLSTVVALLICFTFEYWIFRGDDLSRKFFIDIQKTVLFYLEELFNIVLRQTPLNQSHYLKTSTHFNEKVMELYTFVTITKHDDREEIDFIKELELFNSIVHQAYHNIRKLFVLAPVKNELLILETKNILEQLRKVNQNQRIKHIGE; encoded by the coding sequence ATGTTCAAAGCTATAAATTATCGCAAAACGCGTGCGCTGCAAATTTGTATTGTTTTTGCCACTGCGTTACTCATCCAGAGGTTATTGGGTTACACGCATGCAGGCTGGATTGGATTTGCTGTTATGATGATTTATGCAGGCTTTGAAAAAGGACCTAGTTTACAACGAACCACTTATCGATTTTGGGGAGCGCTTTGTGGTTTATTTTTATCCTATATTTTGTGGTTTCTTGGGCAGGTTAACTTTCGTTTTATCTTAATTATTATTCCTCTAATTGTTTATATGGCTTATTTTACCTTAGGTAAATCCTATGCGTTCCCTACCGTATTTACTGTGACGCTAACCGCACTAGGAACAGATTATTATGCCGGTAACAGTTATGCTGTCCCTAACTTTTTTTTCGATTATCTTCTATCGACTGTTGTTGCTTTACTTATCTGTTTTACGTTTGAATACTGGATATTTAGAGGAGATGATCTGTCGCGTAAATTTTTCATTGATATACAAAAAACTGTTCTTTTCTACCTGGAGGAATTATTTAATATCGTTCTTCGACAAACTCCTTTAAATCAAAGTCACTATTTAAAAACAAGCACACACTTCAATGAAAAAGTGATGGAATTATATACTTTCGTTACTATCACCAAGCATGATGATCGTGAGGAAATAGATTTTATCAAAGAGCTAGAGCTCTTTAATTCTATCGTGCATCAAGCTTATCATAACATTAGAAAACTCTTTGTTTTAGCCCCAGTAAAAAATGAACTGCTCATTTTAGAAACTAAAAATATACTGGAGCAATTAAGGAAAGTTAACCAAAATCAACGGATTAAGCATATTGGAGAATAA
- a CDS encoding lipopolysaccharide biosynthesis protein: MVFAINMILLTADQCMLFLINLMVARNAGPAAFGDFTVAVNSLFLIGTIVTMGLDSIVAHYIPKYYVKKKHDEIHSLILSIKNFLQPIYLTLFIGGFLLSLAIIALSYALEHLRLYEMSHLVTLFLWGAVVLSIYNIYMQLFRAVGYMRTAIFLNMLQTLFYFLFTLFTYFYFYDVLFHNNAQYFAHIMLISFILSYVLIGFAFILVHQKTQLNLRITLDKLRKNDIAWKKKISGYTIQNLDKYAFTVTPLLITEWLGKDEYIVGLFSAVASIIALGFTTLSPINILIKPEISAAFAHGKEFLLRTLFKYVGICLGIACIVALTLGIFSERILLLFKSDFIEVLPFVYIALINLFCYSISMPLTLVIQYSREGSKIGAQFTLYILLVQIIASLILISWLDLLGTMICYVGINIIYVIAASIIAYRVYQREPFGHHE; encoded by the coding sequence ATGGTCTTCGCAATTAATATGATTCTGCTAACAGCAGATCAATGCATGCTTTTTCTTATCAATTTAATGGTCGCCAGAAATGCGGGGCCAGCTGCATTTGGGGATTTTACAGTCGCGGTTAATTCTTTATTTTTAATTGGAACAATTGTGACTATGGGACTCGATTCGATAGTTGCTCATTATATTCCGAAGTACTATGTGAAAAAGAAGCATGATGAAATTCATTCCCTGATTTTATCCATCAAGAATTTCTTACAACCCATCTATCTGACATTATTTATTGGTGGGTTTCTTTTAAGCTTGGCAATTATCGCACTTAGCTATGCTCTGGAACATCTCAGACTATATGAGATGAGTCATCTTGTTACTCTCTTTCTTTGGGGCGCTGTAGTATTGTCCATTTACAATATTTACATGCAATTATTTCGTGCTGTGGGCTATATGCGCACTGCAATTTTCTTAAATATGCTTCAAACTCTTTTTTACTTTCTATTTACCTTATTCACCTATTTTTATTTTTATGACGTCTTGTTTCATAATAATGCCCAATATTTTGCTCACATTATGCTCATAAGCTTTATCCTAAGCTATGTCCTTATTGGATTTGCATTTATTCTAGTTCACCAAAAAACACAGTTAAATTTACGAATTACTTTAGACAAACTACGTAAGAATGATATTGCCTGGAAGAAAAAAATATCGGGATATACCATTCAAAATTTGGATAAATATGCCTTTACCGTAACCCCTCTTTTGATAACCGAATGGCTAGGAAAAGATGAATATATTGTTGGGCTATTCTCCGCTGTTGCATCAATTATTGCTTTAGGATTTACTACTTTAAGCCCCATCAATATATTAATAAAACCTGAAATTTCAGCGGCTTTTGCCCATGGCAAAGAATTTTTATTGAGAACTCTTTTTAAGTATGTAGGAATCTGTCTGGGTATTGCCTGTATCGTGGCTCTGACTCTGGGTATTTTTTCTGAACGAATATTATTACTCTTTAAATCAGATTTTATTGAAGTATTACCTTTTGTGTATATTGCCCTGATAAATCTTTTTTGTTACTCAATCTCTATGCCATTGACACTCGTTATTCAGTACTCACGGGAGGGAAGTAAAATTGGCGCACAATTTACTCTCTATATCTTACTTGTACAAATCATCGCTAGTTTAATTTTAATTTCTTGGCTTGATTTGCTAGGTACGATGATCTGCTATGTCGGTATCAATATTATTTATGTAATCGCTGCGTCTATTATTGCCTATAGAGTCTACCAACGAGAACCCTTTGGTCATCATGAATAG
- a CDS encoding SAM hydrolase/SAM-dependent halogenase family protein: MYMARYLMKCCFLVAIFSSIVSAKSGIVVFQSDFGQKDAAVSEVKGVMYSVDKSLVISDLTHEIPAYNIWEAAYRLYQAAAYWPKETVFVSVVDPGVGTQRRSIVALTNNGQYFVTPDNGSLTLIDNLYGIKEIRIIDESKNRLKGSGDSYTFFGRDVYGYTAAKLASGKISFNEVGPVSTKPVVRLAYQKPVIDNHVLRGTLVILDTQYGNVWTDIDRNLIKTFGIKANEPYQIKIYHNKTLKYSTKLSFHHTFGATTKGTELLYLNSLFNLAIAANQGNFAKLHQLKAGPDWTIAIEKIRS; the protein is encoded by the coding sequence ATGTATATGGCTCGTTATTTGATGAAATGCTGTTTCCTGGTTGCTATTTTTTCTTCGATAGTTTCTGCAAAATCCGGCATCGTTGTATTTCAAAGTGATTTTGGCCAGAAAGATGCTGCTGTTAGTGAAGTCAAAGGTGTAATGTATTCTGTTGACAAATCGCTTGTTATTTCGGATTTAACCCATGAAATTCCGGCTTACAATATATGGGAAGCTGCCTATCGTCTTTATCAAGCAGCAGCGTATTGGCCCAAAGAAACAGTATTTGTGAGTGTTGTTGATCCTGGGGTTGGTACTCAAAGACGTTCTATCGTAGCCCTAACTAATAATGGACAATATTTTGTTACTCCTGATAATGGTAGTTTAACTCTAATTGATAACCTTTATGGGATAAAAGAAATAAGAATCATCGATGAAAGCAAAAATCGTTTAAAAGGTTCAGGAGACTCCTATACTTTTTTTGGTAGAGACGTTTACGGCTACACTGCTGCAAAACTAGCCTCAGGTAAAATTTCTTTTAATGAAGTTGGACCTGTATCAACTAAGCCTGTTGTTAGATTAGCTTATCAAAAACCTGTCATCGATAATCATGTTTTGCGAGGAACCCTCGTAATTTTAGATACGCAGTATGGGAATGTCTGGACTGATATCGATAGAAACCTAATTAAAACCTTCGGAATAAAAGCAAACGAACCTTATCAAATTAAAATTTACCATAATAAAACTCTAAAATATTCCACCAAACTTTCATTTCATCACACTTTTGGGGCAACAACCAAAGGTACTGAGTTACTCTATTTGAATAGCCTTTTTAATTTAGCCATTGCGGCTAATCAAGGCAATTTCGCAAAATTACATCAACTCAAGGCAGGTCCGGATTGGACAATTGCTATCGAGAAAATTAGGTCTTAA
- a CDS encoding DUF190 domain-containing protein, whose translation MKTVDVTIVRIYTLEGEESVSTILKYLQKEIKVCGMSVFRAISGFGETGTHTASLLDLSFSLPLVIEFFDAPEKVNTALEYLSTVVKPEHIVCFPAKTNG comes from the coding sequence ATGAAAACGGTTGATGTGACTATAGTGAGAATTTATACTCTTGAAGGGGAAGAATCTGTCTCTACCATCCTTAAGTATTTACAGAAAGAAATTAAAGTTTGTGGTATGAGTGTTTTTAGAGCGATTAGTGGTTTTGGTGAGACAGGAACTCATACAGCATCTCTTCTCGATTTATCTTTTTCTCTTCCTCTTGTTATCGAATTTTTTGACGCACCTGAGAAAGTAAATACTGCATTGGAATATTTATCCACCGTAGTAAAACCAGAGCATATCGTGTGTTTCCCAGCCAAAACGAATGGCTAA
- a CDS encoding FAD-containing oxidoreductase, with translation MKNFDAIIIGTGQAGPSLAVRLAEAGMTVAIIERNKFGGSCVNTGCIPTKTLVASAEIAHQAQRANEFGIEISGSIKTDMSKVKARKDAIVSKASHGVEQWLKNTPNVTIFQGHARFIDNKTIVVNDEKLSGEKIFINVGARAFIPPMEGLDQIDCLTNSSILELNEVPEHLIVVGGSYIGLEFAQAFRRFGAQVTVIEKAPRLIAREDSDVCDTVLEIMKNSGIDVHLNTNCLSFSASDHGVTAHLGCENTKNTVTGSHVLIAIGRKPNTDDLGLENTDIQIDQRGMVVVNDELATTTTNVWALGECNGRGAFTHTAYNDYQIVADNLLNGSQRKVTDRLMAYALYIDPPLGRCGLTEAEIRAKGYNALVAKRPMTQVKRAMIKGEPTGFIKIFIDADTQKILGAAILGVNADEIIHSILDVMYADKPYTLIRDAVHIHPTVSELIPTTLETLKPLE, from the coding sequence GTGAAAAACTTCGATGCTATAATTATCGGAACAGGCCAAGCTGGTCCCTCACTAGCTGTCCGCCTGGCAGAAGCAGGCATGACTGTCGCTATTATTGAACGTAATAAATTTGGGGGCAGTTGTGTTAATACTGGTTGTATCCCTACTAAAACTTTAGTAGCCAGCGCTGAAATTGCTCATCAGGCTCAACGTGCCAACGAATTTGGGATTGAGATCAGCGGTTCAATTAAAACGGATATGAGCAAAGTTAAGGCGCGTAAAGATGCTATCGTTAGTAAAGCAAGTCATGGTGTCGAGCAATGGTTAAAAAATACCCCCAATGTTACCATTTTTCAGGGGCATGCCCGTTTCATTGATAACAAAACAATTGTAGTTAACGATGAGAAATTGTCTGGTGAGAAAATTTTTATTAATGTTGGCGCCCGTGCATTTATTCCTCCCATGGAAGGACTTGATCAAATTGATTGCCTAACCAACTCATCAATATTGGAATTAAACGAAGTCCCTGAACATTTGATAGTCGTGGGAGGCAGCTATATTGGACTTGAGTTTGCCCAGGCTTTTCGCCGTTTTGGAGCTCAAGTTACAGTCATTGAAAAGGCACCTCGACTTATCGCCCGAGAGGATTCTGATGTTTGTGACACTGTGCTTGAAATTATGAAAAATTCCGGTATTGATGTGCATCTTAATACAAACTGCTTATCTTTTTCCGCATCTGACCATGGAGTTACAGCCCATTTGGGCTGCGAGAATACGAAGAACACAGTGACCGGTTCTCATGTATTAATCGCAATAGGACGCAAACCCAACACTGACGATTTAGGGCTTGAAAATACTGATATTCAAATTGATCAGCGAGGTATGGTTGTAGTGAATGATGAGTTAGCAACTACCACTACCAATGTTTGGGCACTTGGTGAGTGTAATGGTCGCGGCGCATTTACTCATACAGCCTATAATGATTATCAAATTGTTGCAGACAATTTACTGAATGGTTCACAACGTAAAGTCACTGATCGCTTAATGGCTTATGCCCTTTATATTGACCCGCCATTAGGACGATGTGGGTTAACTGAAGCCGAAATTCGTGCCAAAGGGTATAACGCGCTGGTTGCCAAACGCCCTATGACTCAGGTTAAACGTGCCATGATCAAAGGGGAGCCTACGGGATTTATCAAAATTTTCATTGATGCTGATACACAAAAAATTCTTGGTGCAGCCATACTTGGTGTTAATGCCGATGAGATTATCCATTCTATTTTAGATGTTATGTATGCCGATAAACCCTACACCTTAATTCGAGATGCAGTTCATATTCACCCAACAGTCTCTGAATTAATTCCAACGACACTGGAGACCTTGAAACCACTGGAATAA
- a CDS encoding HlyD family secretion protein, translated as MIRIFKVPKNEINLPIIVILIAALIGIYHIFSYLLPFTSHAFVVANVTPVAADVSGFITKLYVRNGSVVKAGDPLFEVYQKPYRLAYESAKAKYEEAIEHLKVIDRQTQKTKSLLKAAEFVYGKAKYELQVKNAPSVREGLSRLEVRKLNYDLHSVENKMDSLQKQIAVEDQQAIRQKKRIAALKAEMHNALVNLNLTVVRAPTDGVVDNMYISLGTPIKTHRPLFSFIDTSTWWVQANFYETDLRRVRPGDKVYIVLRMYYFNKIFHGVIVNSIWASDRQRTVTRTQQQEVSSSNQWLLEPQRFPVQIKILDPDPKFPLHPGASAYVYVKTI; from the coding sequence ATGATAAGGATATTTAAGGTACCAAAAAATGAAATTAATTTACCGATTATTGTCATTTTAATAGCCGCCTTAATTGGTATTTATCATATTTTTTCCTATCTACTTCCTTTTACCAGTCACGCTTTTGTCGTGGCTAACGTTACTCCTGTTGCAGCTGACGTATCCGGCTTTATTACCAAACTTTATGTTCGTAATGGAAGTGTTGTAAAAGCAGGCGATCCATTATTTGAAGTTTATCAAAAGCCTTATCGATTAGCCTATGAAAGTGCCAAGGCAAAATACGAAGAAGCTATTGAACACCTTAAAGTAATCGATAGACAAACCCAAAAGACGAAATCGTTACTAAAAGCTGCAGAATTTGTCTATGGCAAAGCAAAATATGAGTTACAGGTAAAAAATGCACCCAGTGTTCGAGAGGGATTATCTAGACTTGAGGTCAGAAAACTGAATTATGATTTACATAGTGTAGAAAACAAAATGGATTCGTTGCAAAAGCAAATTGCGGTAGAAGATCAACAAGCCATTCGACAGAAAAAGCGTATTGCAGCACTAAAAGCAGAAATGCATAACGCACTTGTTAATTTAAACTTAACAGTTGTCAGAGCACCTACCGACGGTGTGGTTGATAACATGTATATTAGTTTAGGAACCCCTATCAAAACGCATAGGCCTTTGTTTTCATTTATTGATACCTCGACGTGGTGGGTGCAAGCCAATTTCTATGAAACTGATCTACGGCGCGTTCGACCAGGCGACAAAGTTTATATCGTCCTTCGAATGTACTACTTCAATAAAATATTCCACGGTGTCATTGTCAATTCTATCTGGGCTTCTGATAGACAACGAACAGTCACACGTACACAACAACAAGAGGTTAGCAGCAGTAATCAATGGCTACTGGAACCACAACGATTCCCCGTTCAAATAAAAATTCTCGATCCAGACCCTAAGTTTCCCCTCCATCCGGGTGCTAGTGCCTATGTTTATGTCAAAACTATATAA
- a CDS encoding TolC family protein, which yields MGILILGIAVSSCTHYSSPKLLIPAKWSVHNERYKETEVNLPCFPWWQQFKDPVLNQLVDEGLLSNNDIKIAVANIEAAQGELKRVKLNWIPDVTGNAGYSSFPALGFPGVLLTVVPSYTMNIFKQIKEQKKATYELIAVKAIHEGVRLAIIGEITRSYLSYVAQIEELQLLHTLENDLAKFANISQAMFSDGIFAQISVEQARTELHLTQAREKLIQQNIVISQNALRYLLDKNPGNLQQGRRFSQLNGQQMIVGSLPLCIIENRPDLQQAKQELKASSEGINIAFSNLLPTVQLSLARGEIATVPNGYHLGQSIHFNQAILEMPLLRASTFGKLAHAKGLNRASFYRYTDTLRKVLRDVNNALSAHELYSQRYDETLRAGRNLRRAYQLNDKLYQRGIISHLELIKERIKLDKLAIKLNEFKLEQFLAIINLYENLAAGYNYQPSVSVEIKKTTIKIVHVSNPP from the coding sequence ATGGGGATACTTATTCTTGGTATTGCAGTAAGCTCCTGTACCCATTATTCCTCGCCTAAACTCCTTATTCCGGCAAAATGGTCAGTTCATAACGAACGCTACAAGGAAACCGAAGTCAACTTACCCTGTTTTCCATGGTGGCAACAGTTTAAAGACCCCGTATTAAATCAACTTGTTGATGAAGGTTTACTCTCTAACAATGACATAAAAATAGCTGTAGCAAATATTGAGGCTGCTCAAGGAGAGTTAAAACGGGTAAAGTTAAATTGGATTCCTGATGTGACTGGCAATGCTGGTTATTCTTCCTTTCCAGCTTTAGGTTTTCCTGGGGTTTTACTCACCGTTGTCCCCTCTTATACGATGAATATTTTTAAACAGATTAAAGAACAAAAAAAAGCAACTTATGAATTGATTGCAGTTAAAGCAATACATGAAGGGGTGCGATTGGCGATTATCGGCGAAATTACACGAAGTTATTTGAGTTATGTTGCACAAATTGAAGAGTTGCAGTTGCTACACACTTTAGAGAACGATCTCGCCAAATTTGCCAATATTTCGCAAGCAATGTTTTCCGATGGGATATTCGCCCAAATTAGCGTCGAACAAGCCAGAACAGAGCTTCATCTTACTCAGGCTCGAGAGAAATTAATTCAGCAAAATATTGTTATAAGCCAGAATGCCCTTCGTTATTTACTAGACAAAAATCCAGGGAACTTGCAACAAGGTCGCAGATTTAGTCAATTAAATGGTCAACAAATGATCGTTGGTTCACTACCACTATGCATTATTGAAAACCGACCTGATTTACAACAAGCTAAACAAGAATTAAAAGCGTCAAGTGAGGGAATCAATATCGCTTTTTCTAATCTACTACCCACCGTTCAATTATCGTTAGCGCGTGGTGAGATTGCTACAGTTCCTAATGGTTATCACTTAGGTCAATCCATTCACTTCAATCAAGCCATTTTAGAAATGCCTCTTTTAAGAGCATCTACTTTTGGAAAATTAGCTCATGCCAAGGGCTTAAATCGAGCTTCTTTTTACCGCTATACCGACACACTACGTAAAGTATTACGCGATGTTAACAATGCGCTATCGGCTCATGAATTATATAGTCAACGTTATGATGAGACATTACGGGCAGGACGCAATTTAAGGCGGGCCTATCAACTCAATGATAAGCTGTATCAGCGAGGTATTATTAGTCATCTTGAGCTGATTAAAGAGCGCATTAAATTGGATAAATTGGCTATTAAATTAAATGAATTTAAATTAGAACAGTTTCTTGCAATTATTAACCTCTATGAGAATTTGGCGGCGGGTTATAATTATCAACCCTCGGTATCTGTAGAAATTAAAAAAACCACCATTAAGATTGTTCACGTATCTAATCCTCCTTAG